In Pelomonas sp. SE-A7, one genomic interval encodes:
- a CDS encoding RluA family pseudouridine synthase: MATEKPQVRRVTVDEGSAGQRLDNFLLRELKGVPKTHVYRVIRAGEVRVNKGRAQADTRLELGDEVRVPPVRVPEKAAAPAVPAREFPIVFEDEHLIAVNKPAGVAVHGGSGVSFGVIEQLRQARPTAKFLELVHRLDKETSGLLLIAKKRSALTSLQDQFRERETGKTYAALVIGDWAENKKVIDVPLLKFVGSDGERWVRAVTSSHDQGAEQAKRSISLVRVARKLQGYSLLDVTIKTGRTHQIRVHLAHAGHPIVGDPKYGDFVANKAMARGPLKFDRMFLHAKRLQFTHPASGETMELLADLPADCAALVQAVTP, translated from the coding sequence TTGGCTACGGAGAAACCCCAGGTCCGCCGGGTGACGGTCGACGAGGGCTCGGCCGGCCAACGGCTGGACAACTTCCTGCTGCGCGAGCTCAAGGGCGTGCCCAAAACCCATGTCTACCGCGTGATAAGGGCCGGCGAGGTGCGGGTGAACAAGGGCCGGGCCCAGGCCGACACGCGGCTGGAACTGGGCGACGAGGTCCGCGTGCCTCCGGTGCGGGTGCCTGAAAAAGCGGCAGCCCCGGCGGTGCCGGCGCGGGAGTTCCCCATCGTGTTCGAGGACGAGCACCTGATCGCGGTCAACAAGCCGGCCGGCGTCGCCGTCCATGGCGGCTCGGGCGTGAGCTTTGGCGTGATCGAGCAACTGCGGCAGGCGCGGCCGACGGCCAAGTTCCTGGAACTGGTGCACCGGCTCGACAAGGAAACCTCGGGCCTCTTGCTGATCGCCAAGAAGCGCAGTGCGCTGACCTCCCTTCAAGACCAGTTCCGCGAGCGCGAGACCGGCAAGACCTATGCCGCCCTGGTGATAGGCGACTGGGCCGAGAACAAGAAGGTGATCGATGTACCGCTCCTGAAGTTCGTCGGCAGCGATGGCGAGCGCTGGGTTAGGGCGGTGACCAGCTCGCACGACCAGGGGGCCGAACAGGCCAAGCGATCCATCAGCCTGGTGCGCGTGGCCCGGAAGCTCCAGGGCTACAGCCTGCTGGACGTGACCATCAAGACCGGCCGCACCCATCAGATCCGCGTGCACCTGGCCCATGCCGGCCACCCCATCGTCGGCGATCCCAAGTACGGCGATTTCGTGGCGAACAAGGCCATGGCCCGCGGCCCGTTGAAATTCGATCGCATGTTCCTGCATGCCAAGCGCTTGCAATTTACCCATCCGGCCAGCGGCGAGACCATGGAGCTGCTGGCCGACCTGCCGGCCGATTGCGCTGCGCTCGTCCAGGCGGTGACGCCATGA
- a CDS encoding Rne/Rng family ribonuclease: MKRMLINATQQEERRLAIVDGQKLLDFETEIEGREQRKGNIYKAVVTRVEPSLEACFVDYGEDRHGFLPFKEIARQYFREGVDVRSARIQDAIKEGQELLVQVEKEERGNKGAALTTFVSLAGRYLVLMPNNPRGGGVSRRIEGEDREELKENLDQLEYPKGMSLIARTAGIGRSAAELQWDLNYMLKLWSAIDDASKGGKGAYLIYQESSLVIRAIRDYFTADIGEILIDTDDLFEQAHQFMNHVMPDQGHRVKRYRDDAPLFSRFQIEHQIETAFSRTVNLPSGGAIVIDHTEALVSVDVNSARATRGGDIEETATRTNLEAADEIARQMRLRDLGGLIVVDFIDMEESKNRREVEQRLRDALRQDRARVQFASISKFGLLELSRQRLRPALSEGNHITCPRCNGTGHIRDTESSALQILRMVQEEAMKDNTAAVHVQVPVEVTSFLLNEKRTEITKIELKQRVTVLLVPNKHLETPNYKLERLRHDDPRLENLQASYTMIDEPQEEVGITRRGADDKGKSKQEPVIKGILPEQPAPIAPPKPEPVAKAAPVAAPVAAPAVSGGFMGWLKKIFGSEPEAAPAPAPVEAKPAERKEGGKRGEGRGDGRRGGRGDRSERGERGERGEQQRGGEQRRGGRNEAKEAGRGEGQRGDQRRRGDANKPEGQENQQPRAERNEQQPRAERGERSERGEGRRQRGERTERAVEAAQAELAAKPEALTENPAFADTQPDGIEAAATEASSDERQGRRRRRRGGRGERGQEGTEAQQPVAEGDQAAAPEAAEEAVAQGAEGEGQDEARSEEGREGGRRRRSRDRYRRERREDGQAEGTPAEEGGQAQLALDAPAPETDLPESPAPEAPPPYAPPPAAPAPAPVVAAVAPPPAVERFELPLASLHSIAEAAGLQWVNSDADKIREVQAAIAAEPKPVHVPRERPPAVVIDEGPLVLVETRKDLSQIKLPFEVQG; the protein is encoded by the coding sequence ATGAAGCGAATGTTGATCAACGCGACGCAGCAGGAAGAGCGGCGTCTTGCCATCGTTGACGGCCAGAAGCTGCTGGACTTCGAGACCGAGATCGAAGGCCGCGAGCAGCGCAAGGGCAATATCTACAAGGCGGTAGTGACCCGCGTCGAGCCCTCGCTCGAAGCCTGTTTCGTCGACTACGGCGAAGACCGCCACGGCTTCCTGCCGTTCAAGGAAATCGCCCGCCAGTACTTCCGCGAAGGCGTGGATGTGCGCAGCGCGCGCATCCAGGACGCGATCAAGGAAGGCCAGGAACTGCTGGTCCAGGTCGAGAAGGAAGAGCGTGGCAACAAGGGCGCCGCCCTGACCACCTTCGTCTCGCTGGCTGGCCGCTATCTGGTGCTGATGCCCAACAACCCGCGTGGCGGTGGCGTCTCGCGCCGCATCGAGGGCGAGGACCGCGAAGAACTGAAGGAAAACCTCGACCAGCTCGAGTACCCCAAGGGAATGAGTCTGATCGCCCGCACTGCCGGCATCGGCCGCTCGGCTGCCGAGCTGCAGTGGGACCTGAACTACATGCTCAAGCTCTGGAGCGCGATCGATGACGCGTCCAAGGGCGGCAAGGGTGCCTACCTGATCTATCAGGAGTCGTCGCTGGTGATACGCGCGATCCGCGACTACTTCACCGCCGACATCGGCGAAATCCTGATCGATACCGACGACCTGTTCGAACAGGCCCACCAGTTCATGAACCACGTGATGCCCGACCAGGGCCATCGCGTGAAGCGCTACCGCGACGACGCGCCGCTGTTCAGCCGCTTCCAGATCGAACACCAGATCGAAACCGCCTTCAGCCGCACGGTCAACCTGCCCTCGGGCGGCGCCATCGTGATCGACCACACCGAGGCCCTGGTCTCGGTCGACGTCAACTCGGCCCGCGCCACCCGTGGCGGCGACATCGAGGAAACCGCCACCCGCACCAATCTGGAAGCCGCCGATGAAATCGCGCGCCAGATGCGCCTGCGCGACCTGGGCGGCCTGATCGTCGTCGACTTCATCGACATGGAAGAGTCGAAGAACCGTCGCGAAGTCGAACAGCGCCTGCGCGATGCACTGCGCCAGGACCGCGCCCGCGTGCAGTTCGCCTCGATCAGCAAGTTCGGCCTGCTCGAACTGAGCCGCCAGCGCCTGCGCCCGGCGCTGAGCGAAGGCAACCACATCACCTGCCCACGCTGCAACGGCACCGGCCACATCCGCGACACCGAATCCTCGGCGCTGCAGATCCTGCGCATGGTCCAGGAAGAAGCGATGAAGGACAACACCGCCGCCGTGCACGTGCAAGTGCCGGTGGAAGTGACCTCCTTCCTGCTGAACGAGAAGCGCACCGAGATCACCAAGATCGAGCTGAAGCAGCGTGTCACCGTGCTGCTGGTGCCGAATAAGCATCTCGAGACGCCCAACTACAAGCTGGAGCGCCTGCGCCACGACGATCCGCGCCTGGAGAACCTGCAGGCCAGCTACACCATGATCGACGAGCCGCAGGAAGAGGTGGGCATCACCCGCCGCGGCGCCGACGACAAGGGCAAGAGCAAGCAGGAGCCGGTGATCAAAGGCATCCTGCCCGAGCAGCCCGCTCCCATCGCCCCGCCCAAGCCCGAGCCGGTCGCCAAGGCAGCTCCGGTGGCTGCACCAGTGGCGGCCCCGGCCGTCAGCGGCGGCTTCATGGGCTGGCTGAAGAAGATCTTCGGCAGCGAGCCCGAGGCCGCCCCGGCCCCGGCTCCGGTCGAGGCCAAGCCGGCCGAGCGCAAGGAAGGTGGCAAGCGCGGTGAAGGCCGTGGCGACGGTCGCCGTGGCGGCCGTGGTGATCGTTCCGAGCGCGGCGAGCGTGGCGAACGAGGCGAGCAGCAGCGCGGTGGCGAACAGCGCCGTGGTGGCCGCAACGAAGCCAAGGAAGCCGGGCGTGGTGAAGGCCAGCGCGGCGACCAGCGTCGCCGTGGCGATGCCAACAAGCCCGAAGGCCAGGAGAACCAGCAGCCGCGCGCCGAGCGCAACGAGCAGCAACCGCGTGCCGAGCGCGGTGAGCGCAGCGAGCGTGGCGAAGGCCGTCGCCAGCGTGGCGAGCGGACCGAGCGTGCGGTCGAGGCGGCTCAGGCCGAACTCGCAGCCAAGCCCGAGGCCCTGACCGAAAACCCGGCGTTCGCCGACACCCAGCCTGACGGCATCGAAGCCGCTGCCACCGAGGCCAGCAGCGATGAACGCCAGGGCCGCCGCCGCCGCCGCCGTGGTGGCCGTGGTGAGCGTGGCCAGGAAGGCACGGAAGCTCAGCAGCCGGTGGCCGAAGGCGATCAGGCAGCAGCACCCGAGGCCGCCGAAGAAGCCGTCGCCCAAGGCGCCGAAGGCGAAGGCCAGGACGAGGCTCGTAGCGAAGAAGGCCGTGAAGGTGGCCGTCGCCGTCGCAGCCGTGACCGCTATCGCCGCGAGCGCCGCGAGGACGGCCAGGCCGAGGGTACGCCCGCCGAAGAAGGCGGTCAGGCCCAGCTGGCCCTGGACGCCCCGGCTCCGGAGACCGACCTGCCCGAGTCGCCCGCTCCCGAGGCGCCCCCGCCGTACGCACCGCCTCCGGCTGCTCCGGCGCCGGCACCGGTGGTCGCCGCCGTGGCTCCGCCGCCGGCCGTCGAGCGCTTCGAGCTGCCGCTGGCTTCGCTGCACTCCATCGCCGAGGCCGCCGGCCTGCAGTGGGTGAATTCCGATGCCGACAAGATCCGCGAAGTCCAGGCCGCCATCGCCGCCGAGCCCAAGCCGGTCCATGTGCCGCGCGAGCGTCCGCCGGCCGTGGTGATCGACGAAGGCCCGCTGGTCCTGGTCGAGACCCGCAAGGACCTCAGCCAGATCAAGCTGCCGTTCGAGGTCCAGGGCTGA
- a CDS encoding oligopeptide:H+ symporter, whose product MPPQIPYIIGNEGCERFSFYGMRNILTVFLMTSLLLSIPEPLRKGEAKDVFHTFVIGVYFFPLLGGWIADRFFGKYNTIFWLSLLYCCGHACLAVFENNLRGFYFGLFLIALGSGGIKPLVSSFVGDQFDQSNRSLAQKVFDGFYWIINFGSFFASLLMPLFLKNFGASVAFGIPGVFMFIATMIFWAGRKKYIHVKPTAHEDPNSFLKVVRTALGQGARGQALALSGMLLAVVGLFAYKDIGIVAALCSALVLVMGFGGIGAWVELHRAVPKHGEAAVEAVRTVLRLLVLFALVTPFWSLFDQKASTWILQADQMNKPEWFQSSMMQALNPALVMILIPFNNMVLYPLLNSLGLKVTALRRMGAGIAFSGLAWIVVGGMQLWIDDGHAVTILWQILPYALLTFGEVLVSATGLEFAYSQAPLAMKGVITSFWNLSVTIGNLWVLLANSSVKGEGVTNYIKSTGTSVTAFQMFFFAGFALVAAALFGLYARRYPLQDNYRK is encoded by the coding sequence ATGCCGCCGCAGATCCCCTACATCATCGGCAACGAAGGATGCGAGCGCTTCAGCTTCTACGGCATGCGCAACATCCTGACGGTGTTCCTGATGACCAGCCTCTTGCTGTCCATTCCGGAACCGCTGCGCAAGGGCGAGGCCAAGGATGTGTTCCACACCTTTGTCATCGGCGTCTACTTCTTCCCGCTGCTGGGCGGCTGGATCGCCGACCGCTTCTTCGGCAAGTACAACACCATCTTCTGGCTCAGCCTGCTTTACTGCTGCGGCCATGCCTGCCTGGCGGTCTTCGAGAACAACCTGCGAGGCTTCTACTTCGGCCTGTTCCTGATCGCCCTGGGCTCGGGCGGCATCAAGCCGCTGGTCAGCAGCTTCGTCGGCGACCAGTTCGACCAGAGCAACCGGTCGCTGGCCCAGAAGGTCTTCGACGGCTTCTACTGGATCATCAACTTCGGCTCCTTCTTCGCCTCGCTGCTGATGCCGCTGTTCCTGAAGAACTTCGGTGCCAGCGTCGCCTTCGGCATCCCTGGCGTCTTCATGTTCATCGCGACGATGATCTTCTGGGCCGGCCGCAAGAAGTACATCCACGTGAAGCCAACGGCCCATGAGGACCCGAACAGCTTCCTGAAGGTGGTGCGTACTGCGCTGGGCCAAGGCGCCCGAGGTCAGGCGCTGGCCCTGTCGGGCATGCTGCTGGCCGTTGTCGGGCTGTTTGCGTACAAGGACATCGGCATCGTCGCCGCCCTGTGCTCGGCCTTGGTGCTGGTGATGGGCTTCGGCGGCATCGGCGCCTGGGTCGAACTGCATCGCGCCGTGCCCAAGCATGGCGAGGCCGCGGTCGAAGCCGTGCGCACCGTGCTGCGCCTCCTGGTGCTGTTCGCGCTGGTGACGCCGTTCTGGTCGCTGTTCGACCAGAAGGCCTCGACCTGGATCCTGCAGGCCGACCAGATGAACAAGCCCGAGTGGTTCCAGTCCTCGATGATGCAGGCGCTGAATCCGGCCCTGGTCATGATCCTGATCCCGTTCAACAACATGGTGCTCTACCCGCTGCTGAACAGCCTGGGCCTGAAGGTGACCGCGCTGCGCCGCATGGGCGCCGGCATCGCCTTCTCGGGCCTGGCCTGGATCGTCGTCGGTGGCATGCAGCTGTGGATCGATGACGGCCACGCCGTGACCATCCTCTGGCAGATCCTGCCCTATGCGCTGCTGACCTTCGGCGAGGTGCTGGTCTCGGCCACCGGCCTGGAGTTCGCCTACAGCCAGGCACCGCTGGCCATGAAGGGCGTCATCACCAGCTTCTGGAACCTGTCGGTCACCATTGGCAACCTCTGGGTGCTGCTGGCCAACAGCAGCGTCAAGGGCGAGGGTGTGACCAACTACATCAAGAGCACCGGCACCAGCGTGACCGCCTTCCAGATGTTCTTCTTCGCCGGCTTTGCGCTGGTGGCGGCGGCCCTGTTCGGCCTCTATGCGCGCCGCTATCCGCTGCAGGACAACTACCGCAAGTAG